A portion of the Tiliqua scincoides isolate rTilSci1 chromosome 3, rTilSci1.hap2, whole genome shotgun sequence genome contains these proteins:
- the LOC136643884 gene encoding olfactory receptor 51I2-like → MFHFAGPGQNQSLAPPTFLLTGIPGLEGHRVWVSALFCSLYAFALLGNSAVLVVIVKDQGLRKPMYLFLSMLAVSELGVSLSTLPTVLGVFLFGAREIGLDACLAQMFLLHSFTIIDSGVLWAMALDRFVAIYNPLQYTTILTNFRITMMGIGIAARSVLLMAPLPALLKRLPYLQSNLLAHPYCLHPNLIHLPCADTAVNSRLGLFVFLCSFGLDSACIAVSYAMILKTVLSKAFKEGRLRALNTCISHICAVVAYYVPMTSVSMAHRFGKDTSPLLHSVMAHIYLLVPPVVNPVIYSIKTKEIRRAFGRLFSPRQL, encoded by the coding sequence ATGTTCCACTTCGCGGGACCAGGGCAAAACCAGAGccttgccccccccaccttcctcctgacAGGCATCCCAGGCTTGGAGGGCCACAGGGTCTGGGTCTCCgccctgttttgctccctgtATGCCTTTGCCCTGCTGGGAAACAGTGCTGTTCTTGTTGTCATTGTGAAGGATCAGGGCTTGCGTAAGCCCATGTACCTTTTCCTCTCCATGCTGGCCGTGAGTGAACTGGGGGTGtccctctccacccttcccacagTGCTGGGCGTCTTCCTGTTTGGTGCCCGGGAGATTGGGCTTGATGCCTGTCTGGCCCAGATGTTCCTCCTCCACAGCTTCACCATCATAGACTCTGGCGTCCTCTGGGCCATGGCCCTTGACCGCTTTGTAGCCATCTACAACCCTCTGCAGTACACCACCATCCTGACAAACTTCAGGATTACCATGATGGGCATCGGAATTGCTGCAAGAAGCGTCCTCCTGATGGCCCCGTTGCCTGCTCTCCTCAAGAGGCTGCCGTATCTCCAATCCAACCTGCTGGCTCATCCTTACTGTCTGCACCCCAATCTGATCCACCTTCCTTGTGCGGACACTGCAGTCAACAGCCGACTCGGCCTGTTTGTTTTCCTCTGCAGTTTCGGGCTTGATTCTGCTTGCATTGCTGTGTCCTATGCAATGATTCTCAAGACTGTGCTGAGCAAAGCCTTCAAGGAAGGGCGTCTCAGGGCCCTCAACACCTGCATCTCCCACATCTGTGCTGTGGTGGCCTATTATGTTCCAATGACCAGTGTGTCCATGGCCCACAGGTTTGGCAAGGACACTTCTCCACTCCTGCACTCCGTCATGGCCCACATCTACCTCCTGGTGCCTCCTGTCGTGAATCCCGTCATCTACAGCATCAAGACCAAAGAGATCCGTAGAGCCTTTGGCAGGCTTTTCTCTCCAAGACAGCTCTGA
- the LOC136643885 gene encoding olfactory receptor 52B2-like, with the protein MPASNCSGTVPRWFFCTGIPGLETFHAWMSIPFCLMYAVAVLGNLGLVAVVATEPALHQPMYFFLFLLAVSDVVLSSTAVPRVLSIFWLGPSTVSFRACLTLVFFIHFVSTMESAILLAMAFDRYVAICKPLRHAAILTRSVIGKAGLAAFLRGFSAVVVLVFLLQRLPYCRVNIIPHTYCEHMGMARLACADIRLNVIYSLFAALLALGTDSVLIFLSYTLILRTVLRLPTTDARRKAFETCGSHVCVILMSYAPAFFSFLTHWFGHNIPRHVHILLANLYVIVPPMLNSIVHGIKTRQIRKGIIRMLLHMGKCF; encoded by the coding sequence ATGCCTGCTTCAAACTGCAGCGGCACGGTCCCGCGGTGGTTCTTCTGCACCGGCATCCCAGGACTGGAGACCTTCCACGCCTGGATGTCCATCCCGTTCTGCCTGATGTATGCCGTGGCAGTGCTGGGCAACCTGGGACTGGTGGCCGTAGTGGCCACGGAGCCTGCCCTCCACCagcccatgtatttcttccttttcTTGCTGGCCGTCTCTGACGTGGTCCTATCCAGCACCGCAGTCCCCAGAGTCCTCAGCATCTTCTGGCTGGGCCCCAGCACCGTCTCCTTCAGAGCCTGCCTCACGCTGGTGTTCTTTATCCACTTTGTCTCCACCATGGAGTCGGCCATCTTGCTTGCCATGGCCTTCGACCGCTACGTGGCAATCTGCAAGCCCTTGAGGCACGCGGCCATCTTGACGCGCTCTGTGATCGGGAAGGCCGGACTGGCTGCCTTCCTCCGAGGCTTCTCTGCAGTGGTAGTCCTGGTGTTCCTCCTGCAGAGGCTGCCTTACTGCAGAGTCAACATCATCCCCCACACGTACTGTGAGCATATGGGGATGGCACGCCTGGCCTGTGCCGACATCCGCCTCAATGTCATCTACAGCCTCTTTGCAGCTCTCCTGGCTTTGGGGACAGACTCCGTGCTCATCTTTTTGTCTTACACACTGATCCTCAGGACAGTCTTGCGGCTCCCAACTACAGATGCCCGACGGAAGGCCTTTGAGACCTGTGGCTCCCACGTCTGCGTCATCCTGATGTCCTACGCTCCGGCATTCTTCTCCTTCTTAACTCACTGGTTTGGCCACAACATCCCCCGTCACGTCCACATCCTGCTAGCCAATCTCTATGTGATTGTCCCCCCAATGCTCAACTCCATTGTCCATGGGATAAAAACTAGGCAGATTCGGAAAGGAATTATCCGCATGCTCTTGCACATGGGAAAGTGCTTCTGA
- the LOC136645439 gene encoding ubiquilin-1-like — protein sequence MSESKKKSPRAAAGYQVVKVTVKTLKRKEQFEVAETTMVQDFKKLISERFQTPPEQLSLIFAGEILKDQDTLAQHKIGDGSKVHLFIKSQKRPLGNSAGPLGVAAAAAPNTAFLQVPPASLLLSSELPEHSLDLLEWNSQPEELMTSCHELVAQTMENLLLQLVTLNLDASALNSNPLLLGFLVGVTGMNVLGLNATDVSDFVSEVQEQDATRQELISEVMQHPFLQNLFGDTEQVRQMILSVPQMQQLAEQNPEINHILNNSDFLREMIDIATSPAVMDEIIRNHDRALSNLESIPGGYSALQQLYNDIEAPMLNAVQAQFQSNPFAPTENKPSSGTLSPLARTENREPLPNPWAPQSSSSSSDTSSASPSPGQGYILLALGPGIRPSLSKSESIQNMVHQLTENLEFMQNMSNALSKPDGPTQLFLSHCNSPLSHSVPPPPGWAQQLPTRLAKSEAAALLTNPRAMQALLQLQMSLLTLTREVPDFLQALTDPDVEPESMEDSDEGESPSSDTVSLLSAEEVLELESESGNSGAEEEEEDMEQAPTVTYQAQLQQLRAMGFQNQELNLQALIDTEGDIEAAIEKLTNSRAS from the coding sequence ATGTCTGAGAGCAAGAAgaagtccccaagggctgccgcCGGCTATCAGGTCGTCAAAGTGACCGTCAAGACTCTCAAGCGCAAGGAGCAGTTTGAAGTGGCTGAAACCACCATGGTCCAGGACTTCAAGAAGCTCATCTCTGAGCGATTCCAGACCCCCCCTGAGCAGCTGTCACTGATCTTTGCCGGTGAGATCCTCAAAGACCAGGACACCCTGGCGCAGCACAAGATTGGCGATGGCTCCAAAGTCCACCTCTTCATCAAGTCAcagaagagacctctggggaACAGCGCTGGGCCCCTGGgcgttgcagcagcagcagcgcccaaCACTGCCTTTCTGCAGGTGCCCCCTGCGAGCCTGCTGCTCTCCAGTGAGCTCCCCGAGCACAGCCTGGACCTCTTGGAGTGGAACAGCCAGCCTGAGGAGCTGATGACCTCCTGCCATGAACTGGTGGCCCAGACCATGGAGaacctgctgctgcagctggtcACTCTGAACCTGGACGCCTCGGCCTTGAACAGCAACCCGCTCCTCCTGGGCTTCCTTGTGGGGGTCACAGGCATGAACGTGCTGGGCCTGAATGCCACGGACGTGTCTGACTTTGTGAGCGAGGTCCAGGAACAGGACGCGACCCGGCAGGAGCTGATCAGCGAGGTGATGCAGCACCCGTTTCTGCAGAACCTCTTTGGCGACACGGAGCAGGTCCGGCAGATGATCCTGTCCGTCCCCCAGATGCAGCAGCTGGCGGAGCAGAACCCGGAGATTAACCACATCCTCAACAACTCGGACTTCCTGCGAGAAATGATTGACATTGCCACAAGCCCAGCCGTGATGGACGAGATCATCCGGAACCACGACCGGGCCCTCAGCAACCTGGAGAGCATCCCGGGCGGGTACAGCGCCTTGCAGCAGCTCTACAATGACATCGAGGCCCCCATGCTGAACGCAGTGCAAGCTCAGTTCCAGAGCAACCCCTTCGCCCCCACTGAGAACAAGCCCTCCTCGGGAACGCTCAGTCCTCTGGCCCGGACGGAGAATAGGGAGCCACTGCCCAACCCCTGGGCGCCccagtccagcagcagcagcagtgacacgAGCAGCGCCAGCCCCAGCCCTGGGCAGGGCTACATCCTGCTTGCCTTGGGCCCTGGAATCAGGCCCAGTCTGAGCAAGTCCGAAAGCATCCAGAACATGGTGCACCAGCTCACAGAGAACCTGGAGTTCATGCAGAACATGTCCAACGCCCTCTCCAAGCCTGACGGCCCCACCCAGCTCTTCCTTAGCCACTGCAACTCCCCTTTAAGCCACAGCGTTCCTCCGCCTCCAGGATGGGCGCAGCAGCTCCCCACCAGGCTGGCCAAGTCGgaggctgcagcactgctgaccaACCCCAGAGCCATGCAGGCCCTTCTCCAGCTGCAGATGAGCCTGCTCACCCTCACCAGGGAGGTGCCAGATTTCCTCCAAGCCCTGACGGACCCAGACGTCGAGCCGGAAAGCATGGAAGACTCGGACGAGGGAGAAAGCCCCTCCTCGGACACGGTGAGCCTCCTCTCTGCCGAGGAAGTCCTGGAGCTGGAAAGCGAGAGCGGCAACTCAGGCgccgaagaggaggaggaagacatgGAGCAGGCGCCCACCGTCACCTACCAGGCCCAGCTGCAGCAGCTCCGCGCCATGGGCTTCCAgaaccaggaactgaacctgcagGCCTTAATCGACACAGAGGGAGATATTGAAGCGGCAATTGAAAAGCTAACCAACAGCCGTGCATCCTAG